The Chitinophagaceae bacterium nucleotide sequence TCTGAAACTATGGTATCTTTTGATCTGTCCGTATTATCACTATTTATTTCAAGATACATTTTATTGATATGAAAAACCTGCATATTCCTTTGAGGCAAATCTTCTTTATATTGAAGGGAAAGGTTTACTTTTCGATTACCGGCTGTTGTATCTGCTCTGAAAATCAGGTCATTCGCTGTGAAATAATAATAGCCGATTTCTTTCATTTCCTCTTCAATTCGTTGTCTTTCTTTTACCAAATTGTTCAGATTATACTGATCTCCACTTTCCAAAGTAGTATTAATCATCACCCGGTGAATATCCCGGGTAAAATTACTGGTATCCTGAAATGGTCTGTAAATATTATCTAAAGTGTAAAAAGGAGTTAACTCAACTCTGTATTTGATAGATGCCCGTTTATTTTTCGTTCTTAAGCTGTCGGTAACTACGGTCTCAAAAAATCCCAAATTTGCTGCCCTGTTGGATATTAGCCGCAAACGTCTTTCACGATTAACTTCATCAATTAGTACAGGCTCCTCACCCAATCTGTTTCTTAGTAAATATCTTAGCCCACGGCCGGTAGGTTCTCCTGCAATATTATAAAACCACAATCGTGCATAGAAAAGTTTAAAGACTTTCTTATTTGGTCCGGGTAACAATACTTTTTCAATTTCACTTTCCAGTCTTTTAATATCTTTGGAACGCACTTCTTCATCTCCGCTAAATTTTACTGAGCTACCCGTATAAAGCTTTTGATTTTCTTCCAGATGCTTATATGGGCTGCAGGAAAATAAAATTACAGAGGTCAGCAGCAGCAAAGCTCTCACAACGCTTTGAGTCCTCCATACAAATCCCTTTTTTAATATTTTATTCTTCACTGACATTCGTTTCTTCTTCTTTTCGTTTAGTGTTTCTGAAAAGCTCACCAAATGAATTATAATCTCTTTTAAAAATAATTCCTACTCCTGTTTCTATTAATTGACTTTCCGGAAAACTTTCATAGTCTTTTCGTCTGAACCCTTTTAATTTTAACCGACCGTCATCTGTAATTTTATACTCCAAAGTTATATCACCTGCCAGATCTCCCCAGCCCTGTTCTCTTGTTTCACCTTCCAACTCAACATTTCCTCCAACTTCCACACGCAAACGTTCATCTAAAAAAGAACGGGAAACCTGAATTTGCAAATCCGTTCTACCTACCTGTTCACCATTAGCAAAATCTTCATAGGAGTCAAGGTCAAAACTGATGTCTACACCCGGAATATATTGAGCACTTAATCGGTTTAGCTGTTGAGTGAGTATTCTGCTGGCACTGGTTCTTGCAGTAGATTCAATGCCACCGCCACCGCCTAATCCATCTCCGCTTTCCGGCAAAAACCTGTTTAAAATTAATAAAGAAAAAACTTGCTTATTCATTTCTGATTCATCGTTTCTCAGGTTTTGAATCTGACTGTAAACCAAACCATTTAAGGCTCCTCTTTCCTGTGGCGGCATTTCAATATCAAAGGTGATTTCAGGTTGTAATAACTCTCCTTTTAAACTCATCAAAACTTCAAATGGAAGCAGCTGTCTTACATTTCTGTTTTCGGAACTTCCTGATGGCATTCGCGACATTACCAAATCAGCCGCATCAGTCCTTATTTCATAAACCGCTTTTATATCCATTTCGGCATTTAAAGGGTCTCCAAACCAGTTTATACTACTTCCTTCAGAAATTTCAAATCGCCTTCTTACTGCATTGTAAAAACTCATTTGATAACTTCCGCCACTCAATTCATACCTTCCGCTCATAGATAAAATTCCGCTCTCATCCATCCCTACTGCCAGATTTCCACCACCCTGAATTTCTAAAAAATCATTTGCCCGCTCATCTATAACTACTTTCATTCGTACATCTTGTGAAATACGAACATTTGCATTAAAAACTACATTCTGAAACGGCAGCTCTACCTTATCCGGAAATTCAGCTATAGTGTCCGTTTTTGTATCTGAAACTCTACCAAACTCATCCAGGCGGACAAATTCAACAATACCCTCTTCTTCTATTACATCTACTTCTGAATCCGGAAGTATAATTGTTAAATCAGTTCCATCTTCAAGAACTAAAGTTGACTGTACCCTAGGACTGATAAGACTTCCTGTAAAATCAATATTTCCCCCAATAAATATACTGCCATAAAAAAGCTCATTATCATCCCTGGTCGTATTTAATACCCGGAAACGATTCGTCTGTATTCGTAAATCAAAAGTCGGATTTTCTAAGTTTTCCGCAGCTATTTTACCACTCAAAGTCAGGGTTCTGTTTTGGGCATCTCTTATTCGAAACTGATTAAAGCTGATATCGGTATTTTCAAAATCTATATGCTGATTATCTATAAAAAAATCTGTCTGTAAATAAGCAATTTTAGTTTCCATGTTCCTGAAGGTTATTCTACCACTCCATTCCGGATTTTCAATGGTGCCGGTTAAACGCATATTTCCATCAGCAAAACCTCTTAAATATTCTAAATCCTCTGTTACAAAATCTTCTGCAAGTGAGAGGTTTAGATTCTGTAAATTTAAGTCCAGGTCAAAAGCACTTTCCTGCTCTTCAAATTCTCCATCAACTCTTAAATTTCCGGCAGGGCCATCTAAAGTTATATCAAAAAAATAGGGACTTTCAATGCGTTTTTCAGCAGAAAGTGACAGTTTCCCGGCTTCCAAACCTGACAATATCAGATTGTCTATTTGCATATTCGCATTCCAATCAACTTCCGGCTCATAATCGTTCAGCTTACCGTCTAATTGAAGCAATCCTCCTATAGCAATATTCTCGTCTGCTATGAACTGATTTAAAAAATCTATTTCAAAATTATTTATTAACAAACGTAAGGGTAATCCTTTAGAGGACTCCCCTGTTTGCACTTCAACACGTTGATTCAAATATGAAAATACGAAATTCTGAGCCTCAAATGCATCCTTACGCATAAAAATTACATTTTCAGCCGGTATGTTCCAATAATTGCCGGCAATAAAAATACCGGATGTATCTACAGAAACTGAATAGCCATCTTCTTGCTCAAACATATGAAAACCTATCTTAAAAAAATCTGCATATAGACTATCTCTTAAAAGCAAGTTTGTTGTTAAGCGGTTCTCTTCAAAACGACTATGAATATTTGGTTTGTAAAAAGTGATACCTGCTGTGTTGATTTCATAAAAGTTTATATCCGCCAATAAACTATCTTCTGAAAACCTTAATTGAAGAAAAGTACTATCAAGATCTATTCCACTGACTACAGCTTTTGGCATAATCAATTCTACATTTGCTCTACTATCTATATTTGAAAACTCTGCATTTATATAAATATCATCCTCCTGAACTAAGAATTCAGCTAACCATTCACTTAAAATAGGATGAGCATTTACTTCAATTTCAGCATTGACATACTGTTGAGACTTTACTTCTAAAATATTTTCATCATCTAAATAAGGAATTTTAGTGGCAAGATGATAATAAAAAGCAGGATAAATACTATCTGCATCGAAAACTCCATCTGCCATTAAAGTAAAAAAGTCCCCGCGGGTATTTAAATTAAAATTTTTATCCTTGTATAAATATGAAAGCTCAAAACGTTCAAAAGCATAGAAATCCTGTTGCCTGTAAATGTCAGGTCCTGTTAACATGAGGTCCATTGAGGCATTTTGCCAATCAAAACCATTTATATTTAATGCTAAAGAAGCATTTTCAAATATTACAGAATCTTCTTGGAGTAAAAACCGGCTATCAAAGTAGTTGAGGTCGAAATTTACTAAAGCTGTCTGCAGTGTATCCGAAATTGTAAAGTCACCGCTCAATCTTGCATCAAGCAGGCTGTCAGTTATCACCAACAACATTTTACCTTTCTCATCTTTATAGCTCAGTGACAACTCAGGAGTTTGAAATACAGCTTCATTATATGAAAAATATTCTATATTCAGAAAAGCATCCAATGAATCTAAAGAGTAATCTCTATTCAATTGAACATATTGATCGGATTGAAAACTTAAATTACCAATTTCATCTATTTTAAGTATTTCACCTAACTTTATATCGCGACCTCTTAATTTATTGTTTAATACAATTTTACCTCCGGCTTCCCGCCATCTGATATTATTTTGAGCTACCGCACCATCAGCACGCAACTGCAATCCTGAATTACCTCTTTGCATTGAACCATTAATATCTCCTTTTAATGCAATCATAGAAGGAATATCAATACCGCCCTCCTCGACATCTGCTAAAGCATACATACCTCGCAGATCAGATTTTCGGGTGATAAATTCCTCAATCACTAATGTTCCACTTACTTTTTCCTCGTCAAATGTTTTCCATTCATTTACTAAAGCATTAAACTTAAGGCGGGTATGATTGCCTGCCAAGAGTGAAAAATCATGAACTTTCAGTATGTTATCTGATGATTTAGCAGTTATATTAAGTTTTAGATTTTCATCGAGTATAACTGCCTGACCCATATCCGGTATTTCATCAAAAAAAGAGCGAATCTTTTTAAGATTTAAATCCGCTGTCAGTTTCCCATCAAAGTCAGGAATGTCATCTAAATTAATAAGTGCATTTACTGTAGGCAGCAAAAACTCAGCATCTAATGAACTATCTAATGTGCGCAATTTTAAATTTTTCAGCTGAGTTGAGCTTTCATTTGATGAAATATTCAGACTGAAATATTCCAATTCGTATTCCATAAATTTTTCAAAAGTCAGTTTTTGGATATCAACTTCCCCGTAAAAACTTTCATCAAGAACAATTTTATCAATTCCCAGCTCTATGGCAGAACCTTCAAAAGTAAAATCTTCAACATTATCAATAGTTTGCTTAAAGCTTATATTATCAATCTTCCAGTTTAAACTTCCCCAGTCAATTTTAAAAGGAAGGCTTAAAATCGTTTCTGTTTGTGATATCAATTCATCTTCATCAATATCTACATCCTTTACAATTATTTCATCAGACCCTTTTATATTTTGATGTATATAGGCATTAAAACCCTCCCAGCTCAGAGATTTTCCATTCAAATCTTTATCAAGTAGTAAATCATAAATCTCAAATACAGTCCAGTTTAACTGATAAATATCTTTATCATTATTGAGAGAAATATTAGTAGTGATATTATTTAGTTGTAAATTCCCCAATGATACAAATGGCAAAAACAATTCTGTTTCTTCATCATCTTCAACCTCTTCAATACCCGAATCATTCATTATAACTTTAGCAGTTAGACCATCTACGAGCAAATGATTTATATTGTAAATATTTTCAACAAAATCAATCTCATTAGCTCTCAAACTAAGATTTTTCAGTAAAACATTAAAAGTATCTTTCCTTAACTGATCCTGATAGGTAAGATCCAGATTTTCTAAACTAATCCGTCCCATAGTAAAACCCCATGATGCTTCACCACTTTCCTCTTCTTTCTCCACCGCTTCATCCGAAACAAACTTATCTATGATAAAATCAAAATTAAAAGAGGTTTCTTCTCCAATCAATCTATTTTCAACAATTGCATTCAGGTCTTTAATATCCAGCTTATAGAGGTTAATATTTTGTTGGAGTAAAGAACGCACAGACAAATTGCCTGAAAGCTCATGAAACTCCGCTATTGTTTGGTTCTGCTCGTCTGTAATTTTGAAATTTTGAATCGTCAACCCTAAAGGAAAGCGGTAATAAATTTTTTCAACTTCAACTTCCAGCTCATATTGGCTATATAAAAAATTGGTTGTTTTATCTGCTAAAAAACGTGCGCTACGATCTGTTTGAAGAAAAATAAAAATAAAAAATACTACAGCTAAAAATAGTGCAACTAAAGAGGTGATAGCTAAAAAAAAATATTTTAGTATTTTATAATACAATGATGAGTTTTTAAAACGTTACTGCAAATATAACCCTGCAAAGAGTATTTTATTTAAAATACATTGCAAAATCTGTAGATTCAATGATTTAAACTAAATTTTATTGGGAATTTAAAAAAAATATTTTTTTATTAGTTTAAAGTTTTTAATTTGACCGGGAATCTATTTTTGAAGAATAAAATAGCTACTTTTGGAATCCATACAAACAAACAAAATGACTAACAAAGAGTTGAGTAAAATGTTTCAGTTACTCGCTGACATAATGGAAATATATGGTGAAAATGTATATAAAATACGTTCATATTCAAATGCTGCATTTAACTTAAATCGTCTAAGCGAGCCGTTGACTGAAATTCCGATGAATAAATGGAAAGATATTCCCGGCTTAGGGAAGGCAATTATTCAAAAGATTGAGTCAATAATGGAAAAGGGTGAATTGGATTTATTAAACGCCTATCTGTTAAAAACGCCATCAGGTATTTTAGATTTAATACAAATCAAAGGACTGGGACCCAAAAAAATTCAAAAGCTTTGGAAAGAATTAGGCATTAGTTCGCCGGTAGAACTGCTCTATGCTTGCAAAGAAAACAAACTTTCAAACATAAAGGGCTTCGGATTAAAAACGCAAGAAAAATTCCAACAGGCCATAGAATTGTATTTACAAAACAAAAACAAACTTCATTTACATACAGCCCTTCAGGAGGCAGCTTTTTTGATGAACAAATGGAATTTAGCACACCCTAATTATGAAATCATTCCCTGCGGTCAACTGAGAAGAAAATCTCAAACTATCGACAAACTGGAATTCTTAGCCATTCATGATGATTTAAACGAACTTATCCAAAATCTTGAAAATTCTGCTTACGAAAAAATAAAAGAAGGTTATTACGAAAAAGAAATTAATGATGGCCCTCCGGTAGGAATATACATTTCTTCCACTACGGAAAAAGGGCTAAATTTATTGAAGTCTACCGGTCCCCAATCATTTTACAAAGCAGTAATTAAAAAATCAAGTGCTCGTTTTAAGAAAGAATCAGAAATTAACATTTTTAAGAAAGCCGGACTCCCTTATATTTATCCTGAATGCCGGGAAAACTTAAAGTCTCTGGAAGCTGATTCAGAAACTATGGAAAATCTTATCTCAAACGAAGATTTCAGAGGCCTCATTCACTGTCATTCAAATTATAGTGACGGAGTGAATAAGCTAAAGGATATGGCAGAAGCCTGTATTGAAATGAATTATGAGTATATGTTAATTAGCGATCACTCAAAAACCGCTTTTTATGCAAATGGACTTTCTGAGGAAAGCATTCTCAAACAACATGAAGAAATTGACCGTCTAAATGAAAATTTTGAAAATTTTATAATATTAAAAGGAATAGAGTCTGATATTTTAGCTGATGGAAGTCTTGATTATGATGATGATTTTTTGAAAAAGTTTGATGGAGTGATAGCTTCAGTACACAGCAATATGCAATTAAATGAAGAAAAATCTACTGCCAGATTAATCAAAGCTATTGAACATCCTGCTACCAGAATTCTCGGTCATCTTACCGGCAGACTCTTATTATCCAGAGAAGGTTATCCGGTAAATCATAAAAAAATTATAGAAGCTTGTGCAAAAAACAATGTGGCTATCGAACTAAATGCTAACCCTTACCGTTTAGATATCGATTGGAAATGGTTGGATTACATGTTAGAAAATGATGTGTGGCTGTCAGTTAATCCCGACGCTCATAGCATTGAAGGCATAGAAGACACAATCTACGGAATCTGGATGGCAAGAAAAGGTTTATGGCCTCGTGAGAAACTTTTAAATGCTTTATCCGTTAAAGATTTTAAGAATTTTTTGAAAATTAACTAATTTTGTAATCAAATATATCACTATGAACGGACAAACAAATACAATACTATTAGGAGTAATTGCTGTTTTATTATCAGCACAAGTATTAATCGGTATGACAGCCCCAAAAGTAAACACATCTGTCAGACCGGCTTCTAATGCCACTACAACCGAATCAAATCCGCAGCAAGCATCTGCCGATCCGGTTCAAATGGATTTTAACAACAATGCAGACCAAATGGAAGCTGCTGCTACTCCGGAATTTTCCGGCCCTACAACTTCTATATCTTTTACCAAAACAAATCATGACTTTGGAACGCTTAAAGAGGGAATTAGAGTTAATGAAAAATTTAAATTTACCAACACAGGAAGCGAGCCTCTGATAATTACAAATGCAAAAGGATCTTGCGGATGTACCGTACCCGATTATCCGAGAAATCCAATTCCTCCGGGCGGTACCGGCGAAATTGTTGTTGAATATAACAGCACCAACAGAAGCGGAAACGTTACAAATACAGTAACTATTACAGCTAATACTCAACCGGCTGAAACAACACTCAGAATTTCTGCAAATGTGGTTAAAGAATCTTAATTTAATTAATAACTAAATCTATCAGGCCTTTACCTAATAAGTAAAGGCCTTTTTAGTATGGCGAGAATTTTAGCATTAGATGTTGGTGGGAAACGCACCGGAATAGCTGTAACCGACCCGTTACAGATAATTTGTACTGCTTTGGATACGGTTCAAACAGTAAATTTAATGGACTATTTAACCGATTATATTGCTAAAGAAGATGTAGAGAGTATAGTAGTCGGATACCCTGAAAACAATAATCTGCCTACTGACTCAAGCCCGATAATTGCAAAGGTTATTAAACAGATAAATAAAAAATTCCCGGATATGCCCTTACACACAGTAGATGAGAGCTTTACTTCTAAAAATGCACGAAAAATACTGGTGGAAAGTGGTTACAAAAAAAAAGACCGTCAAAAAAAAGAAAATACAGATAAAATCAGTGCGGTTTTAATTTTAAAAACTTTTTTAAATGAAATATAAATTATGTCTGTTCTTCCAATAGTAGCATACGGTGATGCTGTATTAAGAAAAACCTGTAAAAAAATTGAAAAAGATTATCCTGATCTTGACAATTTAATTCAAAATATGTTTGATACTATGTATCATGCTGAGGGAGTCGGTCTGGCTGCTCCACAAATTGGGCTTTCTCTCCGATTGTTTGTTATCGATACTATTCAATTGGTAGATGAAAAAGATAACGAAAGCCCTAATACCGGATTTAAAAAAGTTTTTATCAATCCGGAAATATTGGAAGAAAGCGGTAAAGAATGGGCGTATGAAGAGGGTTGCTTAAGTATTCCTAAAGTTCGTGAGATAGTTCACAGAAAAGAACATATTAAAATCCGCTATTTTGATGAAAACTTTACAGAACATACCGATGAATTTACGGATATTCACGCCAGAGTGATACAACATGAATATGATCATATAGAAGGTATTTTGTTTACCGATCACATTTCAGTTATTAAAAAAAGATTGCTCAA carries:
- a CDS encoding DNA polymerase/3'-5' exonuclease PolX; amino-acid sequence: MTNKELSKMFQLLADIMEIYGENVYKIRSYSNAAFNLNRLSEPLTEIPMNKWKDIPGLGKAIIQKIESIMEKGELDLLNAYLLKTPSGILDLIQIKGLGPKKIQKLWKELGISSPVELLYACKENKLSNIKGFGLKTQEKFQQAIELYLQNKNKLHLHTALQEAAFLMNKWNLAHPNYEIIPCGQLRRKSQTIDKLEFLAIHDDLNELIQNLENSAYEKIKEGYYEKEINDGPPVGIYISSTTEKGLNLLKSTGPQSFYKAVIKKSSARFKKESEINIFKKAGLPYIYPECRENLKSLEADSETMENLISNEDFRGLIHCHSNYSDGVNKLKDMAEACIEMNYEYMLISDHSKTAFYANGLSEESILKQHEEIDRLNENFENFIILKGIESDILADGSLDYDDDFLKKFDGVIASVHSNMQLNEEKSTARLIKAIEHPATRILGHLTGRLLLSREGYPVNHKKIIEACAKNNVAIELNANPYRLDIDWKWLDYMLENDVWLSVNPDAHSIEGIEDTIYGIWMARKGLWPREKLLNALSVKDFKNFLKIN
- a CDS encoding translocation/assembly module TamB; translated protein: MYYKILKYFFLAITSLVALFLAVVFFIFIFLQTDRSARFLADKTTNFLYSQYELEVEVEKIYYRFPLGLTIQNFKITDEQNQTIAEFHELSGNLSVRSLLQQNINLYKLDIKDLNAIVENRLIGEETSFNFDFIIDKFVSDEAVEKEEESGEASWGFTMGRISLENLDLTYQDQLRKDTFNVLLKNLSLRANEIDFVENIYNINHLLVDGLTAKVIMNDSGIEEVEDDEETELFLPFVSLGNLQLNNITTNISLNNDKDIYQLNWTVFEIYDLLLDKDLNGKSLSWEGFNAYIHQNIKGSDEIIVKDVDIDEDELISQTETILSLPFKIDWGSLNWKIDNISFKQTIDNVEDFTFEGSAIELGIDKIVLDESFYGEVDIQKLTFEKFMEYELEYFSLNISSNESSTQLKNLKLRTLDSSLDAEFLLPTVNALINLDDIPDFDGKLTADLNLKKIRSFFDEIPDMGQAVILDENLKLNITAKSSDNILKVHDFSLLAGNHTRLKFNALVNEWKTFDEEKVSGTLVIEEFITRKSDLRGMYALADVEEGGIDIPSMIALKGDINGSMQRGNSGLQLRADGAVAQNNIRWREAGGKIVLNNKLRGRDIKLGEILKIDEIGNLSFQSDQYVQLNRDYSLDSLDAFLNIEYFSYNEAVFQTPELSLSYKDEKGKMLLVITDSLLDARLSGDFTISDTLQTALVNFDLNYFDSRFLLQEDSVIFENASLALNINGFDWQNASMDLMLTGPDIYRQQDFYAFERFELSYLYKDKNFNLNTRGDFFTLMADGVFDADSIYPAFYYHLATKIPYLDDENILEVKSQQYVNAEIEVNAHPILSEWLAEFLVQEDDIYINAEFSNIDSRANVELIMPKAVVSGIDLDSTFLQLRFSEDSLLADINFYEINTAGITFYKPNIHSRFEENRLTTNLLLRDSLYADFFKIGFHMFEQEDGYSVSVDTSGIFIAGNYWNIPAENVIFMRKDAFEAQNFVFSYLNQRVEVQTGESSKGLPLRLLINNFEIDFLNQFIADENIAIGGLLQLDGKLNDYEPEVDWNANMQIDNLILSGLEAGKLSLSAEKRIESPYFFDITLDGPAGNLRVDGEFEEQESAFDLDLNLQNLNLSLAEDFVTEDLEYLRGFADGNMRLTGTIENPEWSGRITFRNMETKIAYLQTDFFIDNQHIDFENTDISFNQFRIRDAQNRTLTLSGKIAAENLENPTFDLRIQTNRFRVLNTTRDDNELFYGSIFIGGNIDFTGSLISPRVQSTLVLEDGTDLTIILPDSEVDVIEEEGIVEFVRLDEFGRVSDTKTDTIAEFPDKVELPFQNVVFNANVRISQDVRMKVVIDERANDFLEIQGGGNLAVGMDESGILSMSGRYELSGGSYQMSFYNAVRRRFEISEGSSINWFGDPLNAEMDIKAVYEIRTDAADLVMSRMPSGSSENRNVRQLLPFEVLMSLKGELLQPEITFDIEMPPQERGALNGLVYSQIQNLRNDESEMNKQVFSLLILNRFLPESGDGLGGGGGIESTARTSASRILTQQLNRLSAQYIPGVDISFDLDSYEDFANGEQVGRTDLQIQVSRSFLDERLRVEVGGNVELEGETREQGWGDLAGDITLEYKITDDGRLKLKGFRRKDYESFPESQLIETGVGIIFKRDYNSFGELFRNTKRKEEETNVSEE
- a CDS encoding DUF1573 domain-containing protein produces the protein MDFNNNADQMEAAATPEFSGPTTSISFTKTNHDFGTLKEGIRVNEKFKFTNTGSEPLIITNAKGSCGCTVPDYPRNPIPPGGTGEIVVEYNSTNRSGNVTNTVTITANTQPAETTLRISANVVKES
- a CDS encoding peptide deformylase, encoding MSVLPIVAYGDAVLRKTCKKIEKDYPDLDNLIQNMFDTMYHAEGVGLAAPQIGLSLRLFVIDTIQLVDEKDNESPNTGFKKVFINPEILEESGKEWAYEEGCLSIPKVREIVHRKEHIKIRYFDENFTEHTDEFTDIHARVIQHEYDHIEGILFTDHISVIKKRLLKGKLDKISKGKVKIHYRMRFPS
- the ruvX gene encoding Holliday junction resolvase RuvX, which codes for MARILALDVGGKRTGIAVTDPLQIICTALDTVQTVNLMDYLTDYIAKEDVESIVVGYPENNNLPTDSSPIIAKVIKQINKKFPDMPLHTVDESFTSKNARKILVESGYKKKDRQKKENTDKISAVLILKTFLNEI